CACTAAAATGGGTAAGATAGCTTTCCAAAACAATATCTCTTAAAGACGAAAAATAAAAATATTAAAAGACAAATATTTTCTAATTAACTACGGAGGAAAATTATGTTTTCTAAAATATTAGATTATCATGTATTTAATAAGAGTAAACTGGAGCTTATGAAATACATAAAGACCTTTAAAAAAGTGCATATCATATCAGGAAATCCTGAAGTGCTCTATAATGGATTATATGACAAATCAATATTTAAAGGCTGTAGTGAATATAACTCTATAATAATTCCGGATGGTATTGGTGTAGTTATAGCTTCTAAAATAGTTAAAAAATCAGTTGAAGAAAAAATTCCAGGTATTGAAGTTATGGATGAAATAATAAAGTATTGTGAAAGAGAGAGTAAAGCCATATATCTTCTTGGAGCAAAGCAGGAAATTATTGATGAGTGTATAATAAAGCTTAAATTTAAATATAGTAAGCTGCAAATTGCTGGCAGTCATAATGGATACTTTGATATGAATAGCTGTGAAGATATATTGCAGGATATAAAAAATTCAAAACCTTATGCTATTTTTGTGGCTATGGGATGTCCTAGACAGGAAAAATTTATAAATATGTACATGGACAGTTTGCCTGCATCTGTATATATGGGAGTAGGGGGAAGCTTTGATGTAATTGCAGGTAAGGTAAATAGGGCTCCCAGATGGATGATAAAATTTGGATTGGAGTGGCTCTATAGGGTAGCTAAAGAGCCTTGGAGAATAAAGAGACTTGGATCTATTCCTAAACTTATATTGAAAGTTATATACAACAAATATATAATAAGAAAGGAATAAAATTCTATTTATTTTAAGTTGTATAATCAGTTATGAGTAAAATTTTTACAAGATAGA
This genomic window from Clostridium pasteurianum DSM 525 = ATCC 6013 contains:
- a CDS encoding WecB/TagA/CpsF family glycosyltransferase, producing MFSKILDYHVFNKSKLELMKYIKTFKKVHIISGNPEVLYNGLYDKSIFKGCSEYNSIIIPDGIGVVIASKIVKKSVEEKIPGIEVMDEIIKYCERESKAIYLLGAKQEIIDECIIKLKFKYSKLQIAGSHNGYFDMNSCEDILQDIKNSKPYAIFVAMGCPRQEKFINMYMDSLPASVYMGVGGSFDVIAGKVNRAPRWMIKFGLEWLYRVAKEPWRIKRLGSIPKLILKVIYNKYIIRKE